The Pararge aegeria chromosome 8, ilParAegt1.1, whole genome shotgun sequence genome window below encodes:
- the LOC120625761 gene encoding uncharacterized protein LOC120625761 has translation MSDEGIDFNFIPAYAPHMGGLWEAGVKAFKSHLNRVLGNAHLDFEDLYTVLVQIEAILNSRPLTPLSNDPLDLTPLTPGHFLVGRPLTALPTPERLHTNESRLSRFERLERMRQHFWSRWHKEYLAELQQRTKWQTSKGPALKEGMLVLIKEDALPPMKWSLGRVIKTHPGSDGVVRVADLRTAKGVVRRAFNRICPLPIVD, from the coding sequence ATGTCTGACGAAGGCATAGATTTTAACTTTATCCCAGCATATGCACCCCACATGGGTGGTTTATGGGAAGCAGGCGTCAAAGCCTTTAAATCTCATTTAAATCGTGTACTCGGCAATGCTCACTTAGATTTTGAAGACTTATACACCGTCCTCGTTCAAATCGAGGCCATATTAAACTCTCGCCCCTTAACACCCTTGTCTAATGACCCACTCGACTTGACTCCACTGACTCCTGGACACTTTTTGGTTGGGCGACCTCTTACAGCTCTGCCAACGCCTGAACGACTGCATACAAATGAAAGTCGGCTCAGCAGATTTGAAAGACTCGAGCGAATGCGGCAGCATTTTTGGTCAAGATGGCACAAGGAATATCTAGCTGAATTACAGCAACGCACTAAATGGCAAACCAGCAAGGGTCCAGCTTTGAAAGAAGGGATGCTCGTGCTAATCAAAGAGGACGCACTGCCACCCATGAAATGGAGTCTCGGACGTGTCATCAAAACACACCCTGGATCTGATGGCGTTGTACGAGTTGCAGATCTACGGACAGCAAAGGGAGTGGTTCGTCGAGCGTTCAATCGAATATGTCCTCTTCCCATTGTCGATTAA